The window GCTCACCCGCCGCCTCGACGAGCACGGGTCGCTGCGGCGCTACGAGCACCTGCCCGCGGGGGCGGCCTACGTCCTGGGGGTCCTGGCGGTCCTGTTGTGGGTGAGCCTCTTCCGGCCCGTGCCCTCGCTCGTCGCCGGCTGGTTCGGGGGCGTCGTGGTCGGCGCCGCGCTCGTCAGTTCCCTCGTCCGCGCCCGCCGCACCACCGACCACCGGGGAGCCGGTGGCCGCTGAGGCGCCGCGCGGCGCCGTCGTGCGGCGTCACTGGATGTCGCCGCCCGCGGTGGGGCCGTGCTGGGACGGCGCGGTCTCGCGGGTGTAGCGACGGGGCATCACGAGCCCGAGCGCCACCATCCCCAGACCCAGGACGAGGTGGAGCCAGTTGTCCGCGGTGTTCAGCGGGACGAAGTTCGCGGAACTGTCCTCGGAGACGACGAGGCCGTAGACCCACAGGGCCAGGTAGGTGACCCCGCCGACGACGAGGAACAGCTTGGCCGGGGACGGCTTGCGGGACAGCAGGATGCCGACGACCCCGAACGCGAGGTGCAGGAGGTTGTGCAGGACCGACACCTGGAACACCCCGAGCAGCATGGCGCCGGAGTGGTGCCCCGCACCGCTCATCGAGCCGTAGTCGGTGGTGATCCCGGGGACGAACCCCAGGACTCCGACGAGCAGGAACGCCGCGCCGACGACGAGGGCGGTGGTCTGGACGGGCGCTCGGCGGGACGAGGCCGGGGTGGAGGGACGGGTGGTGCTCATGGACGACTCCTGGAGCGCAGCCGGGAACTCCCGGCGATGTGCCGGCCGGAGTTTCGACCTCGCCCCACCGTAGGCACCGCGGGCGTGCCGGGCATCCCGGAGGGTCAGGCGGTCGTCTCCGGCACGGCGGCGAGGGCGTCCGCCGCGATCTGCTGCAGCGCTGCGAGGTGGCCCGCCAGTCGCCGTCGCCCGTCGCCGGTCAACGAGACCCACGTGCGGGGCCGCTTGCCGACGAAACCCTTGCGGACGGCGACGTGGCCCGTCTCCTCCAGGCCGGACAACGTCCGGGACAACGCCGAATCGCTGAGCCCCAACCGGTCGCGCACCGTCTTGAAGTCGGCCTCGGCGCACCCGGAGAGGAACGCGACGACCGCGAGCTTCGTGGGGTGCTGGACGGCGGGATCCAGCCGGGGTTCCCCGCTCACGCCCGGCCCCAGCCGCGGAGCTGGCGGTACAGGGGAACTCCGAAGGCACCGCCGATCATCAGCATCGCGACCCCCTCGTCGACGAGGAGGAACACGACGACGGCCGCGGCGATCACACCCACCTCGACGAGCGAGCGTCGCCAGCTCCGGCGCGGGTAGGCGCGCACCGGCCCTCGGAGGTACGTGAGGAGGAACAGGACGAAGAAGGCGACGAGCAGGGCGATCCCCGCGACCGCCCAGCCCGACCCGCCGGTCCAGACGGCGACGGCGAGGGCGAGGAACCCCGTCACGTAGGGCAGGGTCACGGCGGGCGGCACCCAGCGGGGGAACGGGTCCGGCCGGGCGGCCGCGAGCGCAGCGTCGGCGGTCCGGAGGTCGCTCCTGGCGCGGTCTGCTGTGGTCATGGCTCATTCCTACCGGAGTACTTTCCAGTCGCGCAAGTACTCCGGATGCTGCGCCATGCGTCTGGAGCTGGATGTCCTGGAACCAGCTCGACACCACGGTCCTGCGGGTGACGGACGGGACGGGCGAGTTCGTGGTGAAGGCGTCGGGGAGGACGAACCACCACCTGCTGCGCGAGATCAGCGCCCACGAGGACGCCGTCGCCGTGCTGGCCGCGACGGGCCACGCACCCCGGCTGCTGCACGCCGACCGCGAGCGCCGGGTGCTCGTCACCCGGTACCTGCCGGGCGACCTCGTCGAGGGCACGGCGGCCGAGCACGACCCGGAGGTCCACCGGCAGGCCGGCCGGTTGCTGCGCGTCCTGCACGCGCAGGACGGACGGGTCGAGCAGGAGTTCGAGCGCTCCGCGTCGGCGAAGAGCCTGGCGGCGCTGCACCGCCCGCACCGCATCCCTGCGGCGCAGGCGGACCGGGTGCGGACGGTGCTGACGGCCTACCGGCCCCGCCTCGCGGTCCTCGTCCCCACCCACGGCGACTGGCAGCCGCGGAACTGGCTCCTGGACGCCGGCGCCGTCCGGGTCATCGACTTCGGACGCTTCGACCGGCGGCCCGCGATGAGCGACCTGTGCCGCCTCGCCGTGCAGCAGTGGCGCAGCGACGTGCGACTGGAGGCGGCGTTCCTCGACGGCTACGGGAGCGATCCCCGCGACCCGGGGGTCTGGCCGTTCCTCCAGGTGCGCGAGGCGGTGGCGACGGCCGTCTGGGCCCACGAGGTGGGCGACGGGCAGTTCGAGCGCCAGGGGCACCGCATGCTCCGCGAGGCCCTCAGCGCGTTCGACTGAACCGACCCCCGGCGGCGGGGCGCCTCAGAACTGCGAGGCCATCCGCCCCAGCACGGGGGTCCACCCGACGACGCGGCGCTGCGCGACGATCCCGTCCCGCACGAACGGGTCGGCGTCGAGCAGCGCCTCGACGGCCGCGGCGTCGGACGCCTCGAACACCAGCACCGCCCCGTCGTCGTCGGTGGGGCCGGAGACGACCACCTCGGACAGGGACCCCAGGTACTCGCGGTGGGCTGCGCGGCCGGCGTCCCGCGCGGCGGTGTCGGTCGTGTAGGCGTAGGTGGCGACGAAGTACGGCATGCCGGGACGCTACCGGCACGTTCCGGAACGCCGAACTCCTACCGCGCGCCGACGGGCGCGACGACCGGGCGCGCGGCCCGGGACCCGTCGAGCCGCGGCAGCACGACCCCGACGAGCGGGCCGATGCCGAACGCGAAGACGACGGTCCCCACCCCGACGTCGCCGCCGAGCAGCCACCCGACGCCGAGCACCGACACCTCGACGACACCACGGCACTGCCAGATCGGGCGACCGGTCCGCGCGTGCAGGCCGGTCATCAACCCGTCCCGCGGGCCCGGGCCGAGACCGGCCCCGATGTAGACACCGCTCGCGACGGCCAGCAGGAGCAACCCGGCGGCGAACAGCGGCACGCGCAGGGCCAGGTGCTCCGGCGCCGGGAGCAGGTCCACGGTCGCCTCGATGACCGTGCCCACGAGCAGGACGTTCAGGACAGTCCCCACGCCCGGCCTCTGCCGCAACGGGATCCACAGCAGGAGCACGGCGATGCCGATGACGTTCGTGAGCCAGCCGACCCCCGCACCGGTCCGCTCGGCCAGGCCGGTGGCGAACACGGTCCACGGCCCCACGCCGACGTGGGCCAGCACCATCAACCCCTCCGCGACGCCGTAGAGGACGAGACCGACGAGGAGACGCGCCACGCGGGCGGCGAAGACTGGCTTGCTCACACGAGGATTGGACCGCACGTTCCTCGCCCGGCAACAGCGCCAATCCGCCTAGAGTGGCCTGGTGCCGACCCTCTCCGCCTCCGGACTGGCCCAACTGCTCGGCGACTGGCGCGACGACGGTCCGGCCCTGCGCGCGCTGGCCGACCGGGTCCGCCTCCTCCTGCTCGACGGCCGCGTGCTCTCCGGCACCCGGTTGCCGGCCGAACGCGAGCTGGCGGCGGCGCTCGGGATCAGCCGCACCACGGTGGCCGCCTCGTACTCCCGCCTGCGCGAGAGCGGACACCTGCGCAGCGTGCGGGGGTCCGGCAGCGTCATCACCCTGCCCGCCGCCCCCGCGGCCGCTCCGTCCGAACCGCTCTCCGTCCCCGGCGGGCTGGTGGACCTCACCCGTGCCGTGCTCCCCGCGGCCCCCGTCGTCGCCGACGCCGCCCGCGACGCCGCGCAGGACCTGCTCGACCACCTGCCCGGGGACGGGTACGAACTCCTCGGCATCCCGGCACTGCGGGCCGCCGTCGCCGACCGCTACACCGCCCGCGGCCTGCCGACGACCCCCGACGAGGTCCTCGTGACGCTCGGCGCCCAGCACGCCGTCGGACTGTTGTGCAGGACGGTCCTCTCCCCCGGCGACCGCGTCCTCGTCGAGTCCCCCGGCTACCCGCACGCCGTCGACGCCGCCCGCGCCGCCGGTGGCCGTCCCGTCGCGGTCCCCGTCACCGCCGCCACGGCGGACACCCCCGGGGGCTGGGACGAGGAGGCGCTCGAGGACGCCTTCGCCCGGACCCGACCGGCGCTCGCCTACCTCATGCCCGGGTTCCAGAACCCCACCGGCGCCGTCATGGCGCCGGCGCTGCGCAGACGCGTCGTCGAACTCGCCCGCCGGCACGGGACCCGGCTCGTGGTCGACGAGACGACGAACGACCTCGCCCTGGACGGCCCCGTCCCCCCGCCCTTCCCGGCGGACGTGCTGCACGTCGGGTCCACGGCGAAGTCGCTGTGGGGCGGGCTGCGGATCGGGTGGGTGCGCGCCGACGCCGCGACCGTGCGGCACCTGGCCGCCCACCGGGCGCCCTGGGAGCTGGGAACTCCGGTGCTGGAGCAGCTCGTCGTCGCCCGGTGCCTGCCGCAGCTCGACGAGGTCCTCGTCGAGCGGCGCGCGGAACTGCGGCGTCGGCGCGATGCGCTGAGGGACGGGCTGGCCACCGCCCTGCCGGAGTGGGAGGTCCCACACGTCCCCGGAGGTCTGGCGGCGTGGGTCCACCTGCCGACCGCGACGAGTTCGGCGCTCGCCCTCGCCGCCCACCGGCACGGCGTGCTGCTCACCGCGGGACCGCGGTTCGGGGTCGACGGCGCCTTCGAGCGGTACCTGCGGCTGCCCTTCGGCGCCGGTGCCGGAACGCTGCGGTCGGTCGTCGTGCCCGCCCTCGTGCGGGCCTGGCGCGAGGCGGGCGCGATGGTTCCGGTGCCCGGGCGGCTCGAGGTCGTCGTCTGACGGCATGGCCCCGGGGGGACGTCTCGTGAAGGTTCGGCGACCGGCGGTCCTCCGCGGTGGGGAACCCCTCTAACCTCGCCTGGTACGCACCCGTACCAGGGTGCCCGACGAGAGGACACCACCGTGGACCGAGTGCTCGTGACCGGCGGGACGGGGTTCGTGGCCAGCCACCTGGTGGCCCGGCTGCTGCAGGACGGCCACCACGTGTCCGTCACCGTCCGGGACCCGGGCGGTCGACGGACCGCGGCGCTGCGGAACCTGACGGTCGGCCGTCCCGGTCACCTGGCGGTGCACGCGGCGGACCTGCTCACCGAGGGGTCCTTCGACGCGGCGGCGGAGGGCGTGGACACGGTGTTCCACGTCGCCTCGCCGTTCTTCATGGCCGAGCAGATCACCGACCCGCAGACCGAACTCGTCGACCCCGCGCTCCTCGGCACCCGCAACGTCCTCGGCACGGTGAACCGCACGCCGAGCGTGCGCCGGGTCGTCCTCACCTCCACCATCGGCGCGATGTTCGGCGACTACTCCGACACCCTCGCCCTGCCCGGGCGGGTGCTGACCGAGGACGTCGTCAACACGTCGAGCTCCTTGCAGCGCAGTCCGTACCACTACTCCAAGGTCCTCGCCGAGAACGAGGCGTGGCGCATCGCCGACGAACAGGACCGCTGGTCGATGGTCAGCGTCAACCCCGGGCTCGTCCTCGGACCCGTCCTCGTCCCCGGGTCCGCGTCGGGCAGCCTGTTCCTGCTCGACGAGCTCATGGCCGGCAAGCTGTGGTTCGGGGTCCCGGACATCGCCTTCGCCGCCGTCGACGTCCGCGACGTCGCGGACGCGCACGTCGCCGCAGGTGAGCGCACCGACGCCGCCGGCCGGTACATCGTGTCCCACCGCGAGATGGTGCCGTTCACCGAGATGGCCAGGATCCTGCGGTCCGTGCACGACCACCCCTGGCGGGTCCCGCGCACCCGGCTGCCCACTCCGGCCGTGCGACTGCTCGGACCGGCGTTCGGGCTGGACCGGCAGTTCATCGAGCACCACGTCGGCATCCGGTTCACCCTCGACAACCGGCGCAGCCGCACCGAGCTCGGCGTGTCCTACCGTCCGGTCGCCGATAGCCTGCGCGACCACTACCGGGCCTGGAGCCGGAACCGCGCCGTGCGAGGCTGACGCCGTGCCCGGAACCCCCACGTCGTCCTCGCTGTCCCGGGGGCGTCTGCTCGACGCCATGCGCTCGGCGCTGCGGGAGAAACCCCTGCGCGCCGTGACCGTGGCCGACGTCGTCCGGCTCGCCCGGGTCTCGCGCCGCACGTTCTACGAGGAGTTCGCGACGCGGGAGCAGTGCTACATCGCACTGCTGGAGCAGGAGGACGCCCGGATGGCGGCGAACGTGCGGTCGGCCGTCGACCCGGCCGCCCCGTGGCGGGACCAGGTGCGGCAGGCCGTCGACGCCTACGTCGAGACGGTGTCGGCGGAACCGGCGATCTGCCTGTCGTGGGTCCGCGACCTGCCCGTCCTCGGGGCGCCGGGGGTCGAGGTCGGGACCCGGTCGATGGACACGGTGGTGTCGCTGCTGCAGAACCTGTCGCGCAGCCGGGCCTTCGGGCGCGACGGCCTGGAACCCCTCGACGACGCGACCGCGCGGTTGCTCGCCGGGGGGATCGAGGCGCTGACGGCGTCCGTCCTGGAGCGCGGGGACGACCTGCGGGAGGTCGCCCCCGTGCTCGTCCGCGCCGCGGTCGCCCTCGCCCAGGCACCGCGGGACGGCGGCTGAGGGGGCGGCCCGCTACGCCAGGTCCTTCTCCGCGTCCGCCAGCGCGGCGAACTCCTCGTCCGGGGAGTTCGCCACGAGGCGCTTGCGGGAGTACAGGCCGAAGTACGCCAGGAGCACCAGGAACGCGACGGCGCACCACGCGGCCGCGACGCTGTCCACGAGGAACGTCCCGACGACGGCGAGCACCGCGACGACGAGCGCGAAGCCCGTGGTGACGACCCCGCCCGGCGTGCGGTACGGGCGGTGCATTCCGGGTTCGCGGACGCGCAGGACGATGTGGCTGACCATCATCAGCACGTAGCTGACGGCCGCCCCGAACACCGCCATGTTCAGCAGCAACGCCCCCTGCCCGGTGAGGGACAGGACGAACCCGACCAGGCCGGGGACGACCAGGGCCAGCGTCGGCGTCTTGCGGCGGTTCGTCACCGACAGGACCGTCGGCAGGTACCCGGCGCGGGACAGCGCGAACAGCTGCCGCGAGTACGCGTAGATGATCGAGAAGAAGCTGGCGATCAGCCCGGCGAGCCCGATGTAGTTCACAACGGTCGCCGCGGTCGACCCGCCGAGCGCCTCGACGAGCGGGTTGCCCGACGTCGACATGGCCTGCGCCCCGCCCGCGCCCGTGGTCAGGACGAGGGTCGCGGCGCAGGTGACGAGCAGCACGGCCATCGCCGCGATGATCCCGCGCGGCACGTTGCGCTCGGGGTTTCGCGTCTCCTCCGCCGCCAGCGGCACCCCCTCGATCGCGAGGAAGAACCAGATGGCGAACGGGATCGCCGACCAGATCCCGATGAACCCGAAGGGCAGCAGGTCCGAGGACCCGAGGCTGCCGTCCGGGGCGATGTCGGTGAGGTTCGCGACGTCGAACTCCGTCAGCGCGGCGACGGCGAACACCACGAGCCCGACGACGGCGATCGTCGTCACGGCGAACATCACCTTCAGCGCCTCGCCGACGCCGACGAGGTGGACGCCGATGAAGAGCGCGTAGGCGGCGAGGTAGACCCACCAGCCGTCGGTGATGCCGAACAGGCCGAGGGACTCCACGTAGGCGCCGATGAACGTCGCGATCGCGGCGGGCGCGATGGCGTACTCGATGAGGATGGCGGTGCCGGTCGCGAACCCACCCCACGGGCCGAGCGCGCGACGGGCGAACGTGTACCCCCCGCCCGCGGTCGGCAGGGCCGAGGACATCTCGGCCATGCCCAGGACGAGGGCGAGGTACATGCCGGCCACGACGACGGCCGCGACGGCCAGGCCGCCGAACCCGCCCTGCCCCAGCCCGAAGTTCCACCCCGAGTAGTCCCCGGAGATCACGTAGCTGACGCCGAGGCCGGCCAGGAGGACCCAGCCGGCCGTGCCCCGGCGCAGTTGCCGCCGCTCGAGGTAGTCCTCGCTCGCGGTGGTGGCGGTGGTCGAGCGGTCCGACATCGTGACTCCTTCGTCTCGAGAGGTGGAACGGGTTCAGCTTCGGGCGGCCTCGACGAGGCCCCGGAACAGGCCGAGGTCCTCGGACGCCTCGGGGTGCCACTGCACCCCGAGGAAGAACGGGTGACCGGTGCCGTCGGTCCGCTCGAACGCCTCCAGCGTGCCGTCCTCGGCCCACGCCGCGGCCGTGAACCCGGGGTGCTCCCGGACGGCCTGGTGGTGGTGGCACGGCACGACGGCGCGCTCGCCGAGCAACCGGCCGACGGTGCCGGCGCGGTCGATCGTCACGAGCGTCGAACCGTAGGAGTCCCCGCCCGGGTCGTGCCCCTCGTGCCCGACGACGTCCGGGACGTGCTGGTGCAGGGCGCCGCCGGCGTGCACCGCCATGACCTGCATCCCGCGGCAGACCCCGAGGGTCGGCTTCGCGAGCTCCACGGCGGCGTCGAGGAGGGCCAGCTCCCAGGAGTCCCGGTCCGGGTGCGGTGTCCCCGTGCGCGCGTGCGGTTCCTCGCGGTAGGCGGCGGGGTCCACGTCCGCGCCGCCCGCGACGACGAGCGCGTCGAGCCGCTCGACGACCGCCCGCGCCGACGGGCCGTACGGCGCGGTGGGCGGCAGGACGACGGGAACCCCGCCCGCGCGGCGGACGGCGTCGGAGTAGACGGTGGGCAGCAGGTCGGAGACCTCGTCCCAGATGCCGTGGACCGCCCGCTCGCGGTAGCAGCTGACGCCGACGACGGGCGTGCTCACGCCGGAGCTCACAACGGGGTCACGTAGGCGGCCGAGATCCCGCCGTCCACGAGGAACGTGGAGGCGGTGATGAAGCTCGCGTCGTCGGAGGCGAGGAACAGCACGGCGCCGGCCAGTTCCTCCGGTTCGGCGAAGCGCCCCATCGGTACGTGCACCAACCGCCGCGCCGCGCGCTCCTCGTCCTTGGCGAACAGCTCCTTGAGCAGCGGCGTGTTCACCGGCCCCGGGCACAGCGCGTTGACGCGCACGCCCTCGCGGGCGAACTGCACGCCGAGCTCGCGGCTCATGCTGAGCACCCCGCCCTTGGACGCGGAGTAGGAGATCTGGCTCGTCGCCGCCCCCATGACCGCGACGAACGACGCCGTGTTGATGATCGACCCGCGCCCCTGCTCCAGCATGTGCGGCAGGGCCGCCTTGCAGCACAGGTACACGCTCGTGAGGTTGACCTCCTGCACCCGGCGCCAGGCGTCGAGGTCCGTGGTGAGGATCGAGTCGTCGTCGGGCGGGCTGATGCCGGCGTTGTTGAACGCGATGTCGACGGAGCCGAACGTCTCCTTGGCCGTGCGGAACAGGGTGTCGACCTGCTCCTTGTCGGTGACGTCCACCCGGACGAAGGCGGCGACCTCGGCGCCGCCGAGCTCCTCGACCACGCGGGCCCCCGAGGCCTCGTCGATGTCGCCGACGACGACCTTGGCGCCCTCGGCGACGAAGCGCCGGGCCGTGGCCAGGCCGATGCCCGAGCACCCG is drawn from Kineococcus endophyticus and contains these coding sequences:
- the eat gene encoding ethanolamine permease; the protein is MSDRSTTATTASEDYLERRQLRRGTAGWVLLAGLGVSYVISGDYSGWNFGLGQGGFGGLAVAAVVVAGMYLALVLGMAEMSSALPTAGGGYTFARRALGPWGGFATGTAILIEYAIAPAAIATFIGAYVESLGLFGITDGWWVYLAAYALFIGVHLVGVGEALKVMFAVTTIAVVGLVVFAVAALTEFDVANLTDIAPDGSLGSSDLLPFGFIGIWSAIPFAIWFFLAIEGVPLAAEETRNPERNVPRGIIAAMAVLLVTCAATLVLTTGAGGAQAMSTSGNPLVEALGGSTAATVVNYIGLAGLIASFFSIIYAYSRQLFALSRAGYLPTVLSVTNRRKTPTLALVVPGLVGFVLSLTGQGALLLNMAVFGAAVSYVLMMVSHIVLRVREPGMHRPYRTPGGVVTTGFALVVAVLAVVGTFLVDSVAAAWCAVAFLVLLAYFGLYSRKRLVANSPDEEFAALADAEKDLA
- a CDS encoding YczE/YyaS/YitT family protein, yielding MVLAHVGVGPWTVFATGLAERTGAGVGWLTNVIGIAVLLLWIPLRQRPGVGTVLNVLLVGTVIEATVDLLPAPEHLALRVPLFAAGLLLLAVASGVYIGAGLGPGPRDGLMTGLHARTGRPIWQCRGVVEVSVLGVGWLLGGDVGVGTVVFAFGIGPLVGVVLPRLDGSRAARPVVAPVGAR
- a CDS encoding DUF4383 domain-containing protein, translated to MSTTRPSTPASSRRAPVQTTALVVGAAFLLVGVLGFVPGITTDYGSMSGAGHHSGAMLLGVFQVSVLHNLLHLAFGVVGILLSRKPSPAKLFLVVGGVTYLALWVYGLVVSEDSSANFVPLNTADNWLHLVLGLGMVALGLVMPRRYTRETAPSQHGPTAGGDIQ
- a CDS encoding gamma-glutamyl-gamma-aminobutyrate hydrolase family protein gives rise to the protein MSTPVVGVSCYRERAVHGIWDEVSDLLPTVYSDAVRRAGGVPVVLPPTAPYGPSARAVVERLDALVVAGGADVDPAAYREEPHARTGTPHPDRDSWELALLDAAVELAKPTLGVCRGMQVMAVHAGGALHQHVPDVVGHEGHDPGGDSYGSTLVTIDRAGTVGRLLGERAVVPCHHHQAVREHPGFTAAAWAEDGTLEAFERTDGTGHPFFLGVQWHPEASEDLGLFRGLVEAARS
- a CDS encoding phosphotransferase, translating into MSWNQLDTTVLRVTDGTGEFVVKASGRTNHHLLREISAHEDAVAVLAATGHAPRLLHADRERRVLVTRYLPGDLVEGTAAEHDPEVHRQAGRLLRVLHAQDGRVEQEFERSASAKSLAALHRPHRIPAAQADRVRTVLTAYRPRLAVLVPTHGDWQPRNWLLDAGAVRVIDFGRFDRRPAMSDLCRLAVQQWRSDVRLEAAFLDGYGSDPRDPGVWPFLQVREAVATAVWAHEVGDGQFERQGHRMLREALSAFD
- a CDS encoding NAD-dependent epimerase/dehydratase family protein, which codes for MDRVLVTGGTGFVASHLVARLLQDGHHVSVTVRDPGGRRTAALRNLTVGRPGHLAVHAADLLTEGSFDAAAEGVDTVFHVASPFFMAEQITDPQTELVDPALLGTRNVLGTVNRTPSVRRVVLTSTIGAMFGDYSDTLALPGRVLTEDVVNTSSSLQRSPYHYSKVLAENEAWRIADEQDRWSMVSVNPGLVLGPVLVPGSASGSLFLLDELMAGKLWFGVPDIAFAAVDVRDVADAHVAAGERTDAAGRYIVSHREMVPFTEMARILRSVHDHPWRVPRTRLPTPAVRLLGPAFGLDRQFIEHHVGIRFTLDNRRSRTELGVSYRPVADSLRDHYRAWSRNRAVRG
- a CDS encoding transcriptional regulator, which codes for MSGEPRLDPAVQHPTKLAVVAFLSGCAEADFKTVRDRLGLSDSALSRTLSGLEETGHVAVRKGFVGKRPRTWVSLTGDGRRRLAGHLAALQQIAADALAAVPETTA
- a CDS encoding PLP-dependent aminotransferase family protein, whose amino-acid sequence is MPTLSASGLAQLLGDWRDDGPALRALADRVRLLLLDGRVLSGTRLPAERELAAALGISRTTVAASYSRLRESGHLRSVRGSGSVITLPAAPAAAPSEPLSVPGGLVDLTRAVLPAAPVVADAARDAAQDLLDHLPGDGYELLGIPALRAAVADRYTARGLPTTPDEVLVTLGAQHAVGLLCRTVLSPGDRVLVESPGYPHAVDAARAAGGRPVAVPVTAATADTPGGWDEEALEDAFARTRPALAYLMPGFQNPTGAVMAPALRRRVVELARRHGTRLVVDETTNDLALDGPVPPPFPADVLHVGSTAKSLWGGLRIGWVRADAATVRHLAAHRAPWELGTPVLEQLVVARCLPQLDEVLVERRAELRRRRDALRDGLATALPEWEVPHVPGGLAAWVHLPTATSSALALAAHRHGVLLTAGPRFGVDGAFERYLRLPFGAGAGTLRSVVVPALVRAWREAGAMVPVPGRLEVVV
- a CDS encoding 3-oxoacyl-ACP reductase, producing MAGRIEGRVAVITGGCSGIGLATARRFVAEGAKVVVGDIDEASGARVVEELGGAEVAAFVRVDVTDKEQVDTLFRTAKETFGSVDIAFNNAGISPPDDDSILTTDLDAWRRVQEVNLTSVYLCCKAALPHMLEQGRGSIINTASFVAVMGAATSQISYSASKGGVLSMSRELGVQFAREGVRVNALCPGPVNTPLLKELFAKDEERAARRLVHVPMGRFAEPEELAGAVLFLASDDASFITASTFLVDGGISAAYVTPL
- a CDS encoding TetR/AcrR family transcriptional regulator; the protein is MPGTPTSSSLSRGRLLDAMRSALREKPLRAVTVADVVRLARVSRRTFYEEFATREQCYIALLEQEDARMAANVRSAVDPAAPWRDQVRQAVDAYVETVSAEPAICLSWVRDLPVLGAPGVEVGTRSMDTVVSLLQNLSRSRAFGRDGLEPLDDATARLLAGGIEALTASVLERGDDLREVAPVLVRAAVALAQAPRDGG
- a CDS encoding YciI family protein yields the protein MPYFVATYAYTTDTAARDAGRAAHREYLGSLSEVVVSGPTDDDGAVLVFEASDAAAVEALLDADPFVRDGIVAQRRVVGWTPVLGRMASQF